In Eschrichtius robustus isolate mEscRob2 chromosome 2, mEscRob2.pri, whole genome shotgun sequence, a single window of DNA contains:
- the MRNIP gene encoding MRN complex-interacting protein isoform X1 — MAPPQRVRVLRCSCCRLFQAHQVKKSLKWTCKACGEKQSFLRAYGEGSGADCRHHVQKLNLLQGQISEMSLRSLEESINADDEENARPRQPAPASLQEKLQPSKNRWLKYLERDSKELELEEGGVCFNRQPSSKREKPDPPFSTGLPRKRKRSQSTVQPPCSPNVQDSRNCEVTLKSLKDRSLHPAWSTGSLSDCSAWDLPWVSEELSPSFIQDHTGLTGKVKEGSSREDWNTRELVVPRGEPPCPAQHVRTMSPMWEQFLPPLGNSSHLETEPLTPLQRGPRPARAAWAEQGTPRTQAPREGGLCRTPGALQPPQATHTPTPGPKRLCGKTPEQSGGTGPWAEGGPLVKGMQEPSSLVRLCDLFKTGEDFFDDDL, encoded by the exons GTGAAAAAGAGTCTCAAATGGACATGCAAAGCTTGTGGAGAGAAGCAGTCATTTTTGCGG gCTTACGGTGAGGGCTCTGGTGCTGACTGTAGACACCACGTCCAAAAATTAAATCTGCTGCAGGGACAGATTTCAGAGATGTCACTCAG GTCTCTGGAAGAATCCATAAATGCCGACGACGAGGAAAATGCACGTCCTCGGCAGCCTGCGCCTGCAAGTCTGCAG GAAAAACTCCAGCCCTCAAAGAACCGCTGGCTGAAGTATCTGGAAAGGGACTCCAAGGAACTGGAGCTGGAAGAAGGAGGAGTGTGTTTCAACAGGCAGCCCTCATCCAAGAGAGAGAAGCCAGACCCTCCCTTCAGTACAGGCCTGCCTAGAAAAAG GAAACGGAGCCAGAGCACAGTCCAGCCTCCATGCAGCCCTAATGTCCAGGACTCCAGGAACTGTGAGGTCACCTTGAAGTCCCTGAAG GACCGTTCCCTTCATCCTGCATGGAGTACCGGGTCTTTGTCAGACTGTTCAGCTTGGGACCTGCCCTGGGTTTCTGAGGAACTGTCACCTTCATTTATCCAG GACCACACTGGCCTGACAGGGAAGGTCAAAGAAGGAAGCAGTCGGGAGGACTGGAACACCAGGGAGCTCGTCGTTCCTCGGGGGGAACCACCGTGTCCTGCCCAGCACGTCAGGACCATGTCTCCTATGTGGGAACAATTTCTTCCGCCACTTGGAAACAGCTCGCATTTGGAAACGGAGCCCCTGACCCCCCTGCAAAGAGGCCCCAGGCCAGCCCGGGCAGCATGGGCTGAGCAGGGGACCCCCAGGACCCAGGCCCCAAGGGAAGGAGGCCTCTGCAGGACCCCTGGTGCACTCCAGCCTCCTCAGGCTACACACACTCCCACACCTGGGCCCAAGAGGCTCTGCGGAAAGACCCCCGAGCAGTCAGGGGGCACAGGCCCTTGGGCAGAGGGTGGGCCCTTGGTCAAAGGGATGCAGGAGCCTTCTTCACTCGTGCGACTGTGTGACCTCTTTAAAACCGGAGAGGACTTCTTTGATGATGATCTGTGA
- the MRNIP gene encoding MRN complex-interacting protein isoform X5 — MAPPQRVRVLRCSCCRLFQAHQVKKSLKWTCKACGEKQSFLRAYGEGSGADCRHHVQKLNLLQGQISEMSLRSLEESINADDEENARPRQPAPASLQEKLQPSKNRWLKYLERDSKELELEEGGVCFNRQPSSKREKPDPPFSTGLPRKRKRSQSTVQPPCSPNVQDSRNCEVTLKSLKDRSLHPAWSTGSLSDCSAWDLPWVSEELSPSFIQAPRQRNSARHLSLPRPNTGQGHPGHLQTVVESARPKPRGSGQTLVLLRTSYVTPRTTLA; from the exons GTGAAAAAGAGTCTCAAATGGACATGCAAAGCTTGTGGAGAGAAGCAGTCATTTTTGCGG gCTTACGGTGAGGGCTCTGGTGCTGACTGTAGACACCACGTCCAAAAATTAAATCTGCTGCAGGGACAGATTTCAGAGATGTCACTCAG GTCTCTGGAAGAATCCATAAATGCCGACGACGAGGAAAATGCACGTCCTCGGCAGCCTGCGCCTGCAAGTCTGCAG GAAAAACTCCAGCCCTCAAAGAACCGCTGGCTGAAGTATCTGGAAAGGGACTCCAAGGAACTGGAGCTGGAAGAAGGAGGAGTGTGTTTCAACAGGCAGCCCTCATCCAAGAGAGAGAAGCCAGACCCTCCCTTCAGTACAGGCCTGCCTAGAAAAAG GAAACGGAGCCAGAGCACAGTCCAGCCTCCATGCAGCCCTAATGTCCAGGACTCCAGGAACTGTGAGGTCACCTTGAAGTCCCTGAAG GACCGTTCCCTTCATCCTGCATGGAGTACCGGGTCTTTGTCAGACTGTTCAGCTTGGGACCTGCCCTGGGTTTCTGAGGAACTGTCACCTTCATTTATCCAG GCACCCAGGCAGAGGAACTCTGCCAGGCATTTGTCACTGCCACGCCCCAACACAGGCCAGGGTCATCCTGGCCACCTTCAGACAGTAGTGGAGAGTGCCCGTCCAAAGCCAAGAGGCAGCGGTCAAACTCTGGTGTTGCTACGAACTAGCTATGTGACCCCCAG GACCACACTGGCCTGA
- the MRNIP gene encoding MRN complex-interacting protein isoform X3 → MAPPQRVRVLRCSCCRLFQAHQVKKSLKWTCKACGEKQSFLRAYGEGSGADCRHHVQKLNLLQGQISEMSLRSLEESINADDEENARPRQPAPASLQEKLQPSKNRWLKYLERDSKELELEEGGVCFNRQPSSKREKPDPPFSTGLPRKRKRSQSTVQPPCSPNVQDSRNCEVTLKSLKDHTGLTGKVKEGSSREDWNTRELVVPRGEPPCPAQHVRTMSPMWEQFLPPLGNSSHLETEPLTPLQRGPRPARAAWAEQGTPRTQAPREGGLCRTPGALQPPQATHTPTPGPKRLCGKTPEQSGGTGPWAEGGPLVKGMQEPSSLVRLCDLFKTGEDFFDDDL, encoded by the exons GTGAAAAAGAGTCTCAAATGGACATGCAAAGCTTGTGGAGAGAAGCAGTCATTTTTGCGG gCTTACGGTGAGGGCTCTGGTGCTGACTGTAGACACCACGTCCAAAAATTAAATCTGCTGCAGGGACAGATTTCAGAGATGTCACTCAG GTCTCTGGAAGAATCCATAAATGCCGACGACGAGGAAAATGCACGTCCTCGGCAGCCTGCGCCTGCAAGTCTGCAG GAAAAACTCCAGCCCTCAAAGAACCGCTGGCTGAAGTATCTGGAAAGGGACTCCAAGGAACTGGAGCTGGAAGAAGGAGGAGTGTGTTTCAACAGGCAGCCCTCATCCAAGAGAGAGAAGCCAGACCCTCCCTTCAGTACAGGCCTGCCTAGAAAAAG GAAACGGAGCCAGAGCACAGTCCAGCCTCCATGCAGCCCTAATGTCCAGGACTCCAGGAACTGTGAGGTCACCTTGAAGTCCCTGAAG GACCACACTGGCCTGACAGGGAAGGTCAAAGAAGGAAGCAGTCGGGAGGACTGGAACACCAGGGAGCTCGTCGTTCCTCGGGGGGAACCACCGTGTCCTGCCCAGCACGTCAGGACCATGTCTCCTATGTGGGAACAATTTCTTCCGCCACTTGGAAACAGCTCGCATTTGGAAACGGAGCCCCTGACCCCCCTGCAAAGAGGCCCCAGGCCAGCCCGGGCAGCATGGGCTGAGCAGGGGACCCCCAGGACCCAGGCCCCAAGGGAAGGAGGCCTCTGCAGGACCCCTGGTGCACTCCAGCCTCCTCAGGCTACACACACTCCCACACCTGGGCCCAAGAGGCTCTGCGGAAAGACCCCCGAGCAGTCAGGGGGCACAGGCCCTTGGGCAGAGGGTGGGCCCTTGGTCAAAGGGATGCAGGAGCCTTCTTCACTCGTGCGACTGTGTGACCTCTTTAAAACCGGAGAGGACTTCTTTGATGATGATCTGTGA
- the MRNIP gene encoding MRN complex-interacting protein isoform X2, with protein sequence MEQCLESYLPFFIQSAYGEGSGADCRHHVQKLNLLQGQISEMSLRSLEESINADDEENARPRQPAPASLQEKLQPSKNRWLKYLERDSKELELEEGGVCFNRQPSSKREKPDPPFSTGLPRKRKRSQSTVQPPCSPNVQDSRNCEVTLKSLKDRSLHPAWSTGSLSDCSAWDLPWVSEELSPSFIQDHTGLTGKVKEGSSREDWNTRELVVPRGEPPCPAQHVRTMSPMWEQFLPPLGNSSHLETEPLTPLQRGPRPARAAWAEQGTPRTQAPREGGLCRTPGALQPPQATHTPTPGPKRLCGKTPEQSGGTGPWAEGGPLVKGMQEPSSLVRLCDLFKTGEDFFDDDL encoded by the exons ATGGAGCAGTGCCTGGAAAGCTACCTTCCTTTTTTTATTCAGTca gCTTACGGTGAGGGCTCTGGTGCTGACTGTAGACACCACGTCCAAAAATTAAATCTGCTGCAGGGACAGATTTCAGAGATGTCACTCAG GTCTCTGGAAGAATCCATAAATGCCGACGACGAGGAAAATGCACGTCCTCGGCAGCCTGCGCCTGCAAGTCTGCAG GAAAAACTCCAGCCCTCAAAGAACCGCTGGCTGAAGTATCTGGAAAGGGACTCCAAGGAACTGGAGCTGGAAGAAGGAGGAGTGTGTTTCAACAGGCAGCCCTCATCCAAGAGAGAGAAGCCAGACCCTCCCTTCAGTACAGGCCTGCCTAGAAAAAG GAAACGGAGCCAGAGCACAGTCCAGCCTCCATGCAGCCCTAATGTCCAGGACTCCAGGAACTGTGAGGTCACCTTGAAGTCCCTGAAG GACCGTTCCCTTCATCCTGCATGGAGTACCGGGTCTTTGTCAGACTGTTCAGCTTGGGACCTGCCCTGGGTTTCTGAGGAACTGTCACCTTCATTTATCCAG GACCACACTGGCCTGACAGGGAAGGTCAAAGAAGGAAGCAGTCGGGAGGACTGGAACACCAGGGAGCTCGTCGTTCCTCGGGGGGAACCACCGTGTCCTGCCCAGCACGTCAGGACCATGTCTCCTATGTGGGAACAATTTCTTCCGCCACTTGGAAACAGCTCGCATTTGGAAACGGAGCCCCTGACCCCCCTGCAAAGAGGCCCCAGGCCAGCCCGGGCAGCATGGGCTGAGCAGGGGACCCCCAGGACCCAGGCCCCAAGGGAAGGAGGCCTCTGCAGGACCCCTGGTGCACTCCAGCCTCCTCAGGCTACACACACTCCCACACCTGGGCCCAAGAGGCTCTGCGGAAAGACCCCCGAGCAGTCAGGGGGCACAGGCCCTTGGGCAGAGGGTGGGCCCTTGGTCAAAGGGATGCAGGAGCCTTCTTCACTCGTGCGACTGTGTGACCTCTTTAAAACCGGAGAGGACTTCTTTGATGATGATCTGTGA
- the MRNIP gene encoding MRN complex-interacting protein isoform X4 codes for MSLRSLEESINADDEENARPRQPAPASLQEKLQPSKNRWLKYLERDSKELELEEGGVCFNRQPSSKREKPDPPFSTGLPRKRKRSQSTVQPPCSPNVQDSRNCEVTLKSLKDRSLHPAWSTGSLSDCSAWDLPWVSEELSPSFIQDHTGLTGKVKEGSSREDWNTRELVVPRGEPPCPAQHVRTMSPMWEQFLPPLGNSSHLETEPLTPLQRGPRPARAAWAEQGTPRTQAPREGGLCRTPGALQPPQATHTPTPGPKRLCGKTPEQSGGTGPWAEGGPLVKGMQEPSSLVRLCDLFKTGEDFFDDDL; via the exons ATGTCACTCAG GTCTCTGGAAGAATCCATAAATGCCGACGACGAGGAAAATGCACGTCCTCGGCAGCCTGCGCCTGCAAGTCTGCAG GAAAAACTCCAGCCCTCAAAGAACCGCTGGCTGAAGTATCTGGAAAGGGACTCCAAGGAACTGGAGCTGGAAGAAGGAGGAGTGTGTTTCAACAGGCAGCCCTCATCCAAGAGAGAGAAGCCAGACCCTCCCTTCAGTACAGGCCTGCCTAGAAAAAG GAAACGGAGCCAGAGCACAGTCCAGCCTCCATGCAGCCCTAATGTCCAGGACTCCAGGAACTGTGAGGTCACCTTGAAGTCCCTGAAG GACCGTTCCCTTCATCCTGCATGGAGTACCGGGTCTTTGTCAGACTGTTCAGCTTGGGACCTGCCCTGGGTTTCTGAGGAACTGTCACCTTCATTTATCCAG GACCACACTGGCCTGACAGGGAAGGTCAAAGAAGGAAGCAGTCGGGAGGACTGGAACACCAGGGAGCTCGTCGTTCCTCGGGGGGAACCACCGTGTCCTGCCCAGCACGTCAGGACCATGTCTCCTATGTGGGAACAATTTCTTCCGCCACTTGGAAACAGCTCGCATTTGGAAACGGAGCCCCTGACCCCCCTGCAAAGAGGCCCCAGGCCAGCCCGGGCAGCATGGGCTGAGCAGGGGACCCCCAGGACCCAGGCCCCAAGGGAAGGAGGCCTCTGCAGGACCCCTGGTGCACTCCAGCCTCCTCAGGCTACACACACTCCCACACCTGGGCCCAAGAGGCTCTGCGGAAAGACCCCCGAGCAGTCAGGGGGCACAGGCCCTTGGGCAGAGGGTGGGCCCTTGGTCAAAGGGATGCAGGAGCCTTCTTCACTCGTGCGACTGTGTGACCTCTTTAAAACCGGAGAGGACTTCTTTGATGATGATCTGTGA